The Lycium barbarum isolate Lr01 chromosome 12, ASM1917538v2, whole genome shotgun sequence genome includes a region encoding these proteins:
- the LOC132624318 gene encoding uncharacterized protein LOC132624318: protein MDSNFEALNCLQSCITEEDNVLLNAIPTIPEIQDCVFSLDPDSAPGLDGLSGMFNQKTWHIIANDLHRAIKAFFIGATLPKFYTHTCLVLIPKIDQPQDPKYQTLQYSSQDHLKNLSGFVKEKTIPENILVAQETVNDINKPNRGGNVIIKLDMTKAYNRNWIELIRNVISNNWYSVLINGGINRFFKSSRGLRQGDPLSPSLFILSTENLSQMLNKLPRNPRYKGFWMNIMGPQINHLTFADDTILFCNGSKRPMQLLMNTLSKYEEVSGQLINKNKSCFAMGEKTSLIAITRVKLIIGMRFHKLPMKYWGCPLFIEIKLNDRITDFVNKVVNRIKGWHTQFLSTGGRATLIRHVLLAMPIHLLTAISPTKGTLELIEKYINRFFWSRHDN, encoded by the exons ATGGATAGTAACTTTGAGGCCTTAAATTGCCTTCAGAGCTGCATTACTGAGGAGGATAATGTTCTGTTAAATGCCATACCTACAATTCCAGAAATCCAGGATTGTGTCTTTTCACTTGACCCTGATAGTGCCCCTGGCCTTGATGGATTAAGTGGCATGTTCAATCAAAAAACCTGGCATATTATTGCTAATGATCTTCACAGAGCTATTAAGGCTTTCTTCATAGGTGCTACTCTTCCCAAGTTTTACACTCATACTTGTCTAGTCCTTATCCCCAAAATTGATCAACCTCAAG atccaaaatACCAGACTCTCCAGTATTCTTCCCAGGATCATCTCAAAAACCTAAGTGGTTTTGTAAAAGAAAAGACTATCCCTGAAAACATTCTAGTGGCACAAGAGACCGTTAATGATATCAACAAGCCTAATAGAGGAGGAAATGTTATCATAAAGCTTGATATGACCAAAGCTTATAACAGA AATTGGATTGAGCTTATTAGAAACGTCATATCCAACAACTGGTACTCAGTGCTTATTAATGGTGGAATAAATCGTTTTTTCAAGTCTTCTAGGGGTCTGAGACAAGGGGATCCCCTCTCCCCATCCCTTTTCATCTTAAGTACTGAAAATCTGTCTCAAATGCTTAATAAGCTGCCAAGAAATCCTAGGTACAAAGGCTTTTGGATGAACATTATGGGTCCTCAAATAAACCATTTGACCTTTGCAGATGACACTATCTTATTTTGCAATGGGAGTAAAAGACCTATGCAATTACTCATGAACACTCTGTCTAAATATGAGGAAGTGTCAGGGCAGCTCATTAACAAGAATAAAAGTTGCTTTGCTATGGGGGAGAAGACCAGCCTGATTGCTATCACCAGAGTTAAGTTGATTATTGGAATGAGATTTCACAAACTCCCTATGAAATATTGGGGATGTCCACTTTTTATAGAAATAAAGTTAAATGATCGCATTACTGACTTTGTAAACAAAGTTGTCAACAGAATTAAGGGCTGGCATACTCAGTTCTTATCAACTGGTGGTAGAGCCACCCTGATCAGACATGTCCTACTTGCTATGCCTATTCATTTGCTTACTGCTATCAGTCCAACCAAAGGAACTCTTGAACTCATTGAAAAATACATTAATAGGTTCTTTTGGTCTAGACATGACAATTGA